DNA sequence from the Candidatus Zixiibacteriota bacterium genome:
AAGAAAAGAAAGTTGACCCGGCTGATATGCAGAGTTTGACCGTCATGATTCAGGAAATAATGAAGGATAAAAAAGTTGACCACGAGGAGGCTCTGCGTTTCATGAATGCCATGAAAGAGGCAAGCGGACAGGCAATACCCGCTGAAACACCGGCCGAACCTGAACCGCAACCAGTCGATTCGGTCTGACAACTTATTGATATTATATGCCTTAAACCGTTATTCTGGAGTAATGCATTAATTGGATTTCATCCTCGTCATATTGACCGCCTATTTGCTCGGCTCGATACCTTTCGGATTTCTGGTATCACGGCTTTTTGGGGTTAGGGATATCCGGTTGGTCGGTTCCGGCAATATCGGCATGACCAATGTCTGGAGAACCATCGGACCCTTTGCCGCCCTGCTGGTCTTCATCGGCGATGTCGGCAAGGGGATGCTGGCAGTGTTACTGGCACCTGTTATTAGTGACGGTTCTCTGAACCTGGAATACTTAAAAATCATTGCCGGATTGACCGCTGTTCTCGGGCATATCTTCTCCGTTTTCCTGAAATTCCGCGGTGGCAAAGGTGTTAATACCGCCCTTGGCGTGATGACAATGCTCCTTCCCTCAGAAGTCCTGATTTCTGCGGCAATCTTCATTATTACGGTTGCCGCCAGCCGCTTCATTTCGCTTGGCTCGATAATCTCTTCGCTGGCGCTCTTTCTTATCGTTCTTTTGGAATACCTCTTTTGGCCCGGGAAGGTCGATTCTATTTACCTTCTGCTCACCTTCATCCTCTGGATTGTGATTCTGCTGACGCACCGCGCCAATATCATGCGCCTCTTCCACGGTGACGAAAATCGCTTTTCCTTCCGCCGCAAACTTCCGGGAGGTCAATTGAATGGCTGAGAAAATCGCGGTACTGGGGGCAGGAAGCTGGGGCATTGCCATCAGCAA
Encoded proteins:
- the plsY gene encoding glycerol-3-phosphate 1-O-acyltransferase PlsY is translated as MDFILVILTAYLLGSIPFGFLVSRLFGVRDIRLVGSGNIGMTNVWRTIGPFAALLVFIGDVGKGMLAVLLAPVISDGSLNLEYLKIIAGLTAVLGHIFSVFLKFRGGKGVNTALGVMTMLLPSEVLISAAIFIITVAASRFISLGSIISSLALFLIVLLEYLFWPGKVDSIYLLLTFILWIVILLTHRANIMRLFHGDENRFSFRRKLPGGQLNG